The Metabacillus schmidteae genome has a segment encoding these proteins:
- a CDS encoding ROK family transcriptional regulator, which translates to MDQSITLKDVKRSNYSSIYHLIYQNGKLSKQEIANQLHLSLPTVTQNLVRLEKEKLIEKNGQFESSVGRRATAYAICPQARVSIGVEIQKKKVRILAIDLLGGTCQKTELPLTYSNEESYYNALSYAVQSFIADLNVEKEQVLGIGFAVQALTSIDGQSITYGKILNSTGVNIEVISQYLDYPCMFVHDAKGAATAELWMRNDIGDAVYLSIGMHLGGAIIMNGQIEMGKEGHSGTVEHMTIDPNGPECYCGKKGCMETYCSVNALLEEDESLDGFFQQLRSGSPSFVERWNAFLDHLAYSINNIHLVINREFILGGHISPYLQQSDIDLLHEIINEKTAFPSKDPFIHISRSPENGVPIGAAIPFIKGFLSAI; encoded by the coding sequence ATGGATCAGAGCATCACACTTAAAGATGTGAAAAGAAGCAATTATTCATCGATCTATCATCTTATCTATCAAAATGGAAAGCTTTCAAAACAAGAAATTGCGAATCAACTTCATTTGAGTTTACCAACAGTCACCCAAAATCTTGTTAGGTTAGAAAAGGAAAAGTTAATTGAAAAAAATGGACAGTTTGAATCTTCAGTCGGAAGACGAGCAACTGCCTATGCGATATGTCCTCAGGCCCGGGTCAGCATTGGTGTGGAAATTCAAAAGAAGAAAGTAAGAATATTAGCGATAGATTTACTAGGCGGTACATGTCAGAAAACAGAACTGCCGCTTACGTACTCGAATGAAGAGAGCTATTACAATGCATTAAGCTATGCTGTCCAATCCTTTATTGCTGATCTTAATGTAGAGAAAGAACAGGTACTCGGTATTGGTTTTGCTGTTCAAGCCCTTACTTCAATAGATGGACAAAGTATTACGTATGGAAAAATCTTAAACTCTACCGGTGTAAATATTGAGGTTATTTCGCAATATCTTGATTATCCATGCATGTTTGTACATGATGCTAAGGGAGCTGCAACAGCAGAGCTGTGGATGAGAAATGATATTGGAGACGCAGTCTATTTATCAATCGGAATGCATCTCGGTGGAGCAATTATTATGAATGGGCAAATTGAGATGGGGAAAGAGGGCCATAGCGGTACAGTTGAACATATGACGATAGATCCCAATGGTCCGGAGTGTTATTGCGGGAAAAAAGGATGTATGGAGACTTACTGCTCAGTTAACGCACTTTTAGAAGAAGATGAATCTTTAGATGGTTTCTTTCAACAACTTCGTTCAGGTTCACCTTCCTTTGTGGAAAGGTGGAACGCCTTTTTAGACCATCTTGCCTACTCTATCAATAATATTCATCTTGTCATTAACAGAGAATTTATTCTAGGTGGGCATATTTCACCTTATTTACAACAGAGTGATATAGATCTTTTGCATGAAATAATCAATGAAAAAACAGCTTTTCCAAGTAAAGACCCGTTCATCCATATTAGCCGTTCACCGGAAAATGGAGTTCCAATAGGTGCAGCAATTCCGTTTATTAAGGGGTTTTTGAGTGCGATATAA
- a CDS encoding B3/B4 domain-containing protein, translating into MEITVQDELKQLIPDFKVGIVHYQNIQVGNSPQMLKGRLQLFQESLFFDYEDKKVTEIPAITEWREVFKTIGTDPNRYRPSNEALYRRVQKQHFLHPVNSAVDLNNFLSLQYCIPLGIYDLDKLSGEVKIKIGSEEDSYIAINEREIQLTKKLVSADSESAFGSPYVDSKRSAVSNSTKNALHIVYLQPSMQHSEADQLLQALSNMFTQIHGGTASYQIV; encoded by the coding sequence ATGGAAATTACAGTTCAAGACGAATTAAAGCAACTCATTCCTGATTTTAAAGTAGGTATTGTGCACTATCAAAATATCCAGGTAGGAAACTCCCCACAAATGTTAAAGGGGAGATTACAGTTATTTCAAGAATCTCTTTTCTTTGATTATGAAGATAAAAAAGTCACCGAGATTCCTGCGATTACAGAATGGAGAGAAGTTTTCAAAACAATCGGTACAGATCCCAATCGATATCGTCCATCCAACGAGGCATTATATCGCCGCGTTCAAAAACAGCATTTTCTCCATCCTGTTAATTCTGCGGTAGATTTAAATAATTTTTTATCACTACAGTATTGCATTCCATTAGGAATTTATGATTTAGACAAGCTTTCAGGTGAAGTAAAAATAAAAATCGGATCTGAAGAAGATTCCTATATAGCTATTAACGAACGGGAAATTCAGTTAACGAAAAAACTAGTATCAGCTGATAGCGAAAGTGCTTTTGGTAGTCCTTATGTTGATTCAAAAAGATCTGCAGTTTCTAACTCTACGAAAAACGCACTCCACATCGTTTACTTACAACCATCCATGCAGCACAGTGAAGCTGATCAACTACTACAAGCATTGTCGAATATGTTTACACAAATACATGGCGGCACAGCTTCTTATCAAATCGTATAA
- a CDS encoding FGGY-family carbohydrate kinase — protein MNYLLGTDIGTSGTKTILMDTDGNLIAQDLQEYDVLTPKPLWAEQWPDVWLQAAKASIKHTVQKSGIPAEKIHGIAISGLYGGSGIPLDEQMEPVRPCMIWMDRRAEAETKWVLDTIGEEKLLEITHNGADPYYGYTKILWMKNNEPENWKKTKLFLPPNDYVIYKLTGEVAIDYSSAGNIGGIFDMNNRTWSKEMMDKMGIPLSMMPEKIVESTDIVGGLTKEAAAELGLSEGMPVIASGIDCGAANIGLGVFESGIYAAAIGTSMCAALISDKPVKGKDLIVWPYLYDAKNLSYYFAGGATAGAIVKWFRQTMCQFEIEQEKAGGKNAYDVLNEQAANIPAGSEGLIVLPYFMGERSPIWDSDAKGTIVGLSLAHSKAHIYRAFLEAVAFSLRDAMEATGEELGEYILLAGGVTKSTLWRQIFADVTGYPVVCPVHDVEANMGDVMLAGIGTGLLNYEDVKQWQVLDEKIMPNEENHKKYNDYYKVYKSVYNNLKQDMKTLTALS, from the coding sequence ATGAACTACCTACTCGGAACAGATATCGGAACATCTGGTACCAAAACGATCTTAATGGACACAGATGGCAACCTCATTGCGCAGGACTTACAAGAATATGATGTCTTGACTCCAAAGCCTTTATGGGCTGAGCAATGGCCTGATGTATGGCTTCAAGCGGCCAAAGCTTCAATTAAACATACAGTTCAAAAGTCAGGAATTCCAGCCGAAAAAATTCACGGAATTGCAATTAGCGGTCTTTATGGAGGTTCCGGGATTCCACTTGATGAACAAATGGAGCCTGTTCGTCCATGTATGATCTGGATGGATCGCCGGGCAGAGGCAGAAACAAAGTGGGTCTTAGATACGATCGGAGAAGAAAAACTGCTGGAAATCACCCATAATGGCGCTGATCCTTACTATGGATATACAAAAATATTATGGATGAAAAACAACGAACCGGAAAACTGGAAGAAAACCAAGCTCTTTCTCCCACCAAATGATTATGTCATTTATAAGCTAACTGGTGAAGTTGCTATTGATTATTCCTCTGCAGGAAATATCGGCGGCATTTTCGATATGAACAATAGAACATGGTCAAAAGAAATGATGGATAAAATGGGAATTCCTCTATCTATGATGCCGGAGAAGATCGTAGAATCAACGGATATTGTTGGCGGATTAACGAAAGAAGCTGCAGCAGAGCTCGGTTTATCTGAAGGAATGCCGGTTATCGCAAGCGGAATTGACTGTGGTGCCGCAAATATCGGTCTCGGTGTCTTTGAATCCGGTATTTACGCAGCAGCGATCGGAACCTCCATGTGTGCAGCATTAATTTCTGACAAACCTGTAAAAGGAAAAGATTTGATCGTTTGGCCTTACCTTTATGATGCAAAAAACTTATCTTACTATTTTGCAGGCGGAGCAACAGCAGGAGCAATTGTGAAATGGTTCCGTCAAACCATGTGTCAATTTGAAATTGAGCAGGAAAAAGCCGGTGGAAAAAATGCCTATGATGTGCTAAATGAACAAGCAGCGAACATTCCGGCTGGCAGCGAGGGATTAATTGTCCTTCCATACTTTATGGGAGAAAGAAGCCCTATTTGGGATTCAGATGCAAAAGGAACCATTGTCGGACTTTCCCTAGCTCATTCAAAGGCTCATATTTATCGGGCATTTTTAGAAGCTGTTGCATTTTCACTCCGTGATGCCATGGAAGCAACCGGTGAAGAACTAGGCGAATATATCCTGCTTGCAGGTGGTGTCACCAAGTCAACACTATGGAGACAAATCTTCGCAGATGTGACCGGTTACCCCGTTGTTTGTCCTGTCCATGATGTTGAAGCAAATATGGGAGATGTCATGCTGGCCGGAATTGGTACAGGACTTCTAAACTATGAAGACGTGAAGCAATGGCAGGTTTTAGATGAAAAAATTATGCCTAATGAGGAGAATCACAAAAAATATAATGACTATTATAAAGTTTACAAATCAGTTTATAACAATTTAAAGCAAGATATGAAAACGTTGACAGCTCTCTCTTAA
- a CDS encoding MDR family MFS transporter — protein sequence MEHLENRQKVLIMIAIMSAMFFAAVNMTIVGTALPKIVSQIGGMEYFDWVFTVYMLTSTITAMLVGKLSDIYGRKIFILIGIGIFMIGAFLCGTSEDIIQLIMYRGLQGFGGGMIMSSAFTTVGDLFSPRERGKWQGLLGAVFGLSSLFGPTLGGYIVDNFDWHWIFWVFLPIGIFAFALILKLYPSQKAKEKEPIDFLGSITLTITIVSLLLGFTWAGDKFEWASFQIIGLFSITIISLLAFIFIELKVKSPVLPLYLFKNSIFTVSNVAGMLMGMGMFGTIMYVPFYVQGVQGESATVSGLVEMVMTISMVSSSILVGNLITKTGKYKIFALLGLIIMAVGLILNSTLEVESSLTRLILQLIVVGIGLGVNMPVFNITVQNAVSHKYLGVATSAMQTFRQIGGTVGVALLGSVMGNKMANELSSTSQVENAPTPPPEMAETMAQLQNPQVLMDSEKLQSIQSQLPAEAVPYFEQFIQVLKEALNTSLTTVFTVSAGIIGLAFIVTLFLKEIPLRTTNNDEEENHQVEVEGQ from the coding sequence ATGGAACATTTGGAAAACAGACAAAAGGTTCTGATTATGATTGCCATCATGTCTGCGATGTTTTTTGCTGCCGTGAATATGACAATTGTTGGAACAGCTTTGCCAAAAATCGTCTCGCAAATCGGAGGTATGGAGTACTTTGACTGGGTTTTCACAGTCTATATGTTAACTTCAACGATAACTGCGATGTTAGTTGGTAAGCTATCGGATATTTATGGAAGGAAAATCTTCATTTTAATTGGGATTGGCATTTTTATGATCGGCGCATTTTTATGCGGTACTTCTGAAGATATTATTCAACTTATTATGTATCGTGGTCTTCAAGGATTCGGCGGCGGTATGATCATGTCTTCTGCGTTTACAACCGTCGGCGACCTATTCAGCCCTCGTGAACGTGGAAAATGGCAGGGATTACTAGGTGCAGTGTTTGGATTATCAAGTTTATTCGGACCAACTCTTGGTGGTTATATTGTTGATAATTTCGACTGGCATTGGATTTTTTGGGTGTTCCTGCCAATTGGTATTTTTGCTTTTGCTTTAATCTTAAAACTATATCCTTCACAAAAAGCGAAAGAAAAAGAACCAATCGATTTTCTCGGCTCCATTACGTTAACCATTACAATTGTTTCATTATTGCTGGGCTTTACATGGGCCGGAGATAAATTTGAATGGGCATCTTTTCAAATTATAGGCTTATTTTCTATCACAATTATCTCCTTACTTGCCTTTATCTTTATTGAATTAAAAGTAAAAAGTCCTGTCCTGCCACTTTATCTTTTTAAAAACAGTATTTTCACCGTCTCGAATGTAGCAGGAATGCTTATGGGTATGGGAATGTTTGGAACAATTATGTATGTTCCCTTTTATGTTCAAGGTGTACAAGGAGAATCAGCAACAGTTTCCGGTCTAGTTGAGATGGTCATGACAATATCAATGGTTAGCTCTAGTATTCTTGTTGGAAACTTAATTACAAAAACAGGAAAATATAAAATTTTTGCTTTACTCGGTCTCATCATCATGGCAGTTGGCTTAATTTTGAATTCCACATTAGAGGTGGAATCTTCATTAACAAGATTGATTCTCCAGCTAATCGTAGTTGGAATAGGTCTTGGTGTAAACATGCCTGTCTTTAACATCACTGTTCAAAATGCGGTAAGTCACAAGTACCTTGGTGTCGCAACATCTGCTATGCAAACATTTAGACAAATCGGCGGAACAGTTGGTGTTGCACTACTTGGTTCAGTAATGGGAAATAAGATGGCAAATGAGCTATCTTCTACCTCACAAGTAGAAAATGCTCCAACTCCACCGCCGGAAATGGCTGAAACGATGGCACAGCTGCAAAATCCGCAGGTATTAATGGATTCTGAGAAACTACAAAGCATCCAGTCACAATTACCAGCTGAGGCTGTACCATACTTCGAACAGTTTATTCAAGTCTTAAAAGAAGCGTTAAACACATCACTAACAACTGTATTTACTGTTAGTGCGGGAATCATTGGTCTAGCCTTTATTGTGACGCTATTCTTAAAGGAAATTCCGCTGAGAACTACAAATAATGATGAGGAAGAAAATCATCAAGTAGAGGTCGAAGGACAATAA
- the queG gene encoding tRNA epoxyqueuosine(34) reductase QueG, with amino-acid sequence MNKAIDQLKKEVIEYSKQIGIDKIGFTTADMFEELKQRLVTQQELGYQSGFEEPDIEKRVNPIKLLSKASSIISIALAYPSKMKNAPRSTKEDRRGIFCRASWGQDYHDVLRDRLAKLEAFLKEKLPDAQMKSMVDTGELSDRAVAERAGIGWSGKNCSIITPEFGSYIYLGEMITNIPFPPDQPIEDQCGSCTKCLDICPTGALVQGGQLDSSKCIAFLTQTKGFLPEQYRTKIGNRIYGCDTCQTICPVNKGKDFHFHEEMEPDPEIAKPKLKPLLTISNREFKEKFGHISGSWRGKKPLQRNAILALAHYKDTTALDDLVQVMHKDSRPVLRGTAAWAIGKIGEIRMEPELRKALEKEQDDEVKHEIEKGLSFLAEKAEI; translated from the coding sequence ATGAACAAAGCAATAGATCAACTGAAAAAAGAAGTCATCGAATACAGTAAGCAGATCGGAATTGATAAAATCGGGTTTACAACGGCAGATATGTTTGAAGAGCTAAAACAGCGTTTAGTGACACAACAGGAGCTCGGCTATCAATCAGGATTTGAAGAACCTGACATTGAAAAACGTGTAAATCCAATTAAACTTCTATCAAAGGCAAGCTCAATTATTTCCATTGCCTTGGCCTATCCTTCCAAAATGAAAAATGCGCCCAGAAGTACCAAGGAAGACCGACGGGGAATTTTTTGCCGTGCTTCATGGGGACAGGATTATCATGATGTGTTACGTGATCGTCTGGCTAAATTAGAAGCTTTTTTAAAAGAAAAGCTACCTGATGCCCAGATGAAATCCATGGTTGATACAGGCGAACTTTCTGATCGCGCTGTGGCGGAAAGAGCAGGAATTGGCTGGAGCGGAAAAAACTGTTCAATTATTACACCTGAATTTGGTTCTTATATCTATTTAGGAGAAATGATCACGAATATCCCATTTCCACCAGATCAACCGATAGAAGATCAATGTGGTAGCTGTACAAAATGTTTGGATATTTGTCCAACAGGAGCACTTGTCCAAGGTGGGCAGCTTGATTCTTCAAAGTGTATTGCTTTTCTCACTCAAACAAAAGGATTTCTCCCAGAACAATACCGAACAAAAATCGGTAACCGAATTTATGGCTGTGATACGTGTCAAACGATCTGCCCAGTAAATAAGGGGAAGGATTTTCATTTTCATGAAGAAATGGAGCCCGATCCTGAAATTGCGAAACCAAAGCTAAAGCCGTTATTAACAATTAGTAACCGCGAATTCAAGGAAAAGTTCGGTCATATCTCCGGATCTTGGCGAGGAAAGAAACCTCTGCAGCGAAATGCTATCCTGGCACTTGCTCATTATAAAGATACAACAGCTCTTGATGACTTAGTCCAAGTCATGCACAAGGATTCAAGACCTGTTTTAAGAGGAACCGCAGCATGGGCGATTGGAAAAATTGGTGAGATCAGAATGGAACCTGAACTAAGAAAGGCGCTTGAAAAAGAACAGGATGACGAGGTAAAACATGAAATTGAAAAAGGCTTGTCTTTTTTAGCTGAAAAAGCGGAAATATAA
- a CDS encoding SDR family oxidoreductase: MGIIEKMRLDGKKIFVTGGARGIGKSVATAFAEAGADLAIVDLDIDEAKKTAEELEKNNKIKAIAIQADVTKQEDVDNMIEVILDTFGRLDVAFCNAGICMNIPAEEMTLDQWKKVIDINLTGVFLTAQAAGKVMLKQGGGSIINTASMSGHIVNVPQPQCSYNASKAGVIQLTKSLAVEWATRGVRGNCISPGYIGTELTLNSPSLQPLIQQWNEMAPLKRMGKPEELQSICVYLAGDTSSFTTGSDFVIDGAFTAI, encoded by the coding sequence ATGGGTATTATCGAAAAAATGCGATTAGATGGAAAGAAAATTTTTGTTACGGGTGGTGCAAGAGGTATTGGTAAAAGTGTTGCAACAGCTTTTGCTGAAGCAGGAGCAGATTTAGCGATCGTTGACTTAGATATAGATGAAGCAAAGAAGACAGCTGAAGAGCTGGAAAAAAACAATAAAATTAAAGCGATTGCAATTCAAGCAGATGTAACAAAACAGGAAGACGTTGACAATATGATTGAAGTCATCCTTGATACGTTCGGTCGTTTAGATGTTGCCTTCTGTAACGCAGGAATTTGTATGAACATTCCAGCAGAAGAGATGACATTGGATCAGTGGAAAAAAGTCATTGATATTAACTTAACTGGTGTATTTTTAACAGCACAAGCAGCAGGAAAAGTCATGTTAAAGCAAGGTGGCGGTTCAATTATTAATACGGCTTCTATGTCCGGCCATATTGTGAATGTGCCACAGCCGCAATGCTCTTACAATGCTTCTAAAGCAGGTGTTATCCAGCTAACAAAATCACTGGCGGTTGAATGGGCAACTAGAGGGGTACGGGGGAATTGCATTAGCCCCGGCTATATCGGAACTGAGCTTACATTGAATTCTCCTAGCCTACAACCATTAATCCAACAGTGGAATGAAATGGCACCGCTTAAACGTATGGGTAAACCTGAAGAACTTCAATCAATCTGTGTGTATCTTGCCGGTGACACAAGCAGCTTTACAACAGGTTCTGACTTTGTGATAGATGGAGCTTTTACTGCTATTTAA
- a CDS encoding group I truncated hemoglobin, whose protein sequence is MTQTIYEKVGGVEAIAKVVDYFYSELVLKDDTVNHFFKNIDMKKQHKHQTKFISFALGGPNQYSGNSMEKAHQGLNIQPDHFDSIVKHLHDALSHFGVEELDIKVALEKVGSLRDNIIYK, encoded by the coding sequence ATGACTCAAACCATTTACGAAAAGGTCGGAGGAGTAGAGGCTATCGCTAAGGTAGTGGATTACTTTTACTCAGAATTGGTATTGAAAGATGACACAGTTAACCATTTTTTCAAGAATATTGACATGAAAAAGCAACATAAACATCAGACAAAATTTATAAGTTTTGCTTTAGGTGGTCCTAATCAATACTCAGGTAATTCTATGGAAAAAGCACATCAAGGATTAAATATTCAACCAGATCATTTTGATAGTATAGTCAAACACCTACACGATGCTCTTTCTCATTTCGGTGTGGAGGAATTAGATATCAAGGTTGCATTAGAAAAAGTAGGATCCTTAAGGGATAACATAATTTACAAATAA
- a CDS encoding TetR/AcrR family transcriptional regulator has translation MDNEQNTPSQRQNRTKTHLKKALIDLIKKQGYHSVTVKDIVDYAAYNRSTFYVHYQDKIELAEDLLLSMLQGLELAVGKPYIPGQKHYTDNLKAPSFHIVSYIYENRDFFELINYDDTIPGLHTRFPQTILKIYKEQFVFETIDNIPVNMDYFKRYAAYGFYGLLHNWIGNGFAETEEEFIREVIDLTKTHIYSFKFVGRK, from the coding sequence ATGGATAACGAACAAAACACACCATCTCAACGACAAAATCGAACAAAAACACATCTGAAGAAAGCATTAATTGATCTCATAAAAAAGCAAGGATATCACTCTGTGACAGTTAAGGATATCGTCGATTATGCAGCTTACAATCGCAGCACCTTTTATGTCCATTACCAGGATAAAATCGAGTTAGCAGAAGATTTACTCCTATCTATGCTTCAAGGGTTAGAATTAGCAGTTGGAAAACCATATATACCCGGTCAGAAACATTATACAGACAACCTAAAAGCACCATCCTTCCATATTGTTTCCTATATATATGAAAATAGGGATTTTTTCGAGCTAATTAACTACGATGATACAATTCCAGGTTTACATACACGATTTCCTCAAACGATTTTAAAAATCTATAAAGAGCAGTTTGTTTTTGAAACAATCGACAATATTCCAGTTAACATGGATTATTTTAAGCGTTATGCAGCATACGGCTTTTACGGACTTCTTCATAATTGGATTGGGAATGGGTTTGCCGAAACAGAAGAGGAGTTTATTCGGGAAGTTATTGATTTAACGAAGACACATATTTATTCGTTTAAGTTTGTAGGGAGGAAATAG
- a CDS encoding MFS transporter, whose translation MKNWTKRIGYGVGDLGCNLVFSTMASYLMFFYTDVFGITAAAAGTLMLVTKIIDALTDTGMGILVDRTNTRWGQGRPYFLIGALPFAIFTVMTFIVPDFSANGKLIWAYVTYTLLCTAYTVVNIPLNTIVPRLTSDLHERNWLVSTRMICALIGTALVMSITMPLVEFFGQGDTQKGFLITMTLYGILAMILFVYTFMSTKEVIPPSIQPGKTSIKDDLKGLTGQTFIFLILNFLYFALFVIRNTTVIYYFTYNLGRTDWLTFVGLFGILSGLPMLFLLPWLQKIMPKKNVLLLSTAIYIIGDLMIYFGKSSAVLLVAGLAVTGLGIYGIFGTTFAIQPDVIDYSEYKKNRSISGMIAAFQGFFVKGSMGLASAFIGFLLSMGGYVPNAAQTPTALQFIEISFIWTPLVICALIIISTLFYKLDGQRKEMSEELERRRGLSEQNVVNL comes from the coding sequence ATGAAAAATTGGACAAAAAGAATCGGATATGGTGTTGGGGATTTAGGCTGTAACCTGGTTTTCAGCACAATGGCTTCTTATTTAATGTTTTTTTATACAGATGTCTTCGGTATCACTGCTGCAGCTGCAGGCACACTCATGCTAGTAACAAAAATTATTGATGCCTTAACAGATACAGGCATGGGAATCTTGGTTGACCGAACAAACACGAGATGGGGACAAGGTAGACCTTACTTTTTAATCGGAGCTCTTCCATTTGCAATCTTTACGGTGATGACATTTATTGTTCCTGATTTCAGTGCGAATGGAAAACTCATTTGGGCTTATGTTACGTATACTTTGCTATGTACAGCATATACAGTTGTCAATATTCCTTTAAATACAATTGTTCCAAGATTAACTTCAGATCTTCATGAACGCAACTGGTTAGTATCAACCAGAATGATTTGCGCATTAATTGGAACCGCTTTAGTAATGTCGATTACTATGCCGTTAGTAGAGTTCTTCGGACAGGGTGATACACAAAAAGGATTTCTAATTACAATGACACTCTACGGTATATTAGCGATGATATTGTTTGTGTATACCTTTATGAGCACAAAAGAAGTTATTCCGCCATCAATTCAACCTGGCAAAACATCTATTAAAGACGATTTAAAAGGATTGACAGGTCAAACGTTTATTTTCTTAATCTTAAATTTCCTTTACTTTGCTCTTTTTGTTATTAGAAATACGACTGTCATTTATTATTTCACATATAATCTGGGACGTACTGATTGGCTGACATTCGTAGGACTATTCGGAATTTTATCCGGATTGCCGATGCTGTTTTTATTACCATGGCTTCAAAAGATCATGCCAAAGAAAAACGTTCTGCTATTAAGTACTGCCATCTATATTATTGGAGACCTAATGATTTATTTCGGAAAATCATCTGCTGTACTGCTCGTTGCAGGTCTAGCCGTTACCGGTCTTGGCATTTATGGAATCTTTGGTACGACATTCGCGATCCAGCCGGATGTTATTGATTATTCTGAGTACAAGAAAAACAGAAGTATATCCGGTATGATTGCAGCTTTCCAAGGCTTCTTCGTAAAAGGAAGCATGGGACTTGCAAGCGCATTTATTGGTTTCCTTTTAAGTATGGGTGGATATGTTCCAAATGCTGCCCAAACACCAACTGCCCTTCAATTTATTGAAATCAGCTTTATTTGGACACCATTGGTGATTTGTGCGCTTATCATCATATCTACATTGTTCTATAAGCTTGACGGTCAGCGAAAAGAAATGAGTGAAGAACTCGAACGACGCCGTGGATTGTCAGAACAGAATGTGGTTAATCTTTAA
- a CDS encoding SDR family NAD(P)-dependent oxidoreductase has translation MGKLQDKVAVITGGASGIGAATARLFVSEGAKVVLVDLNEEKGKAFESELKALHRKALFIKANITSEEEVVNVFKQTVEAFGKVDIVFNNAGIGRVQPSHQLEYSEWRNTVNVDLDGVFLVARESIREMLKTGEGTIVNTASMYGLVGSPGSAAYNAAKGGVVNLTRSLALEYAEQNIRVNALCPGFIDTPIIPEESKQALAAVTPMKRLGQAEEMAKAVLFLASDDSSYMTGNTLTVDGGYTAQ, from the coding sequence ATGGGTAAATTACAAGACAAAGTAGCAGTGATTACTGGTGGTGCATCTGGTATCGGAGCTGCGACAGCACGTTTATTTGTTTCAGAGGGAGCAAAGGTCGTATTAGTAGATTTAAATGAAGAAAAGGGAAAGGCTTTTGAAAGTGAATTGAAAGCGCTTCATCGCAAAGCTCTTTTTATCAAAGCAAATATTACAAGTGAAGAAGAGGTTGTTAATGTTTTTAAACAAACAGTTGAAGCGTTCGGAAAAGTAGATATTGTTTTCAATAATGCCGGTATTGGCCGAGTTCAACCTTCACATCAGTTAGAGTATTCAGAATGGAGAAACACGGTAAACGTTGATTTAGATGGTGTATTTTTAGTAGCCCGTGAATCTATTCGTGAAATGTTAAAAACTGGAGAGGGTACAATCGTTAATACTGCATCTATGTACGGCTTGGTTGGATCACCTGGTTCAGCGGCATATAACGCTGCAAAGGGGGGAGTTGTTAACTTAACACGCTCACTAGCGCTTGAATATGCTGAACAAAACATTCGTGTTAACGCATTATGCCCAGGTTTCATTGATACTCCAATTATTCCGGAAGAAAGCAAACAGGCATTAGCGGCAGTAACACCAATGAAACGTTTAGGACAAGCTGAAGAAATGGCAAAAGCCGTATTATTCTTGGCGTCTGATGATTCATCCTATATGACAGGTAATACGTTAACAGTTGATGGTGGGTATACTGCGCAATAA
- a CDS encoding SDR family oxidoreductase: MNNRFEEKVVLITGAGSGLGQASALQIAKEGAKLSLVDLNSASLEETKSKIAEVAPNAEVLLITADVSDEKAVESYVNETKEKFGKIDSFFNNAGIEGKQNLTEDYGIDEFQKVVAINLNGVFYGMKYVLKVMKEQGFGSIVNTASVGGIRGVGNQSGYAASKHGVVGLTKNSGIEYGQFGISIKAIAPGAIMTPMVEGSLKQIDPDNWEEVGKQFVEPNPMKRFGKPEEVGYLVAFLLSDQANFINATVIPIDGGQSYKY, from the coding sequence ATGAACAATCGTTTTGAAGAAAAAGTCGTCTTAATTACAGGTGCAGGATCAGGCTTAGGTCAAGCCTCTGCTTTACAAATCGCAAAAGAAGGAGCAAAACTTTCTCTAGTTGATTTGAACTCTGCATCACTAGAAGAAACAAAATCAAAAATAGCTGAAGTTGCACCGAATGCAGAAGTGTTACTTATCACTGCTGATGTTTCAGATGAAAAGGCTGTAGAAAGCTATGTAAATGAAACAAAAGAGAAGTTTGGTAAAATCGATAGTTTCTTTAACAATGCAGGGATTGAAGGAAAACAAAACTTAACAGAAGATTATGGAATTGATGAATTTCAAAAAGTTGTTGCAATCAACTTAAATGGTGTATTTTATGGAATGAAATATGTTCTTAAAGTGATGAAAGAGCAAGGCTTTGGTTCAATTGTGAATACAGCATCTGTCGGTGGTATCCGCGGAGTAGGAAATCAATCTGGATATGCAGCAAGCAAACACGGAGTTGTTGGCTTAACGAAAAACTCCGGAATCGAATATGGTCAATTTGGAATTAGTATCAAAGCGATTGCACCAGGTGCGATTATGACACCGATGGTTGAGGGTTCTTTAAAACAAATTGATCCTGACAATTGGGAAGAAGTGGGGAAACAGTTTGTGGAACCAAACCCAATGAAACGTTTTGGTAAACCTGAAGAAGTAGGGTACCTGGTAGCTTTCCTTCTATCTGACCAAGCGAACTTTATCAATGCAACGGTTATTCCAATTGACGGTGGACAATCATATAAATATTGA